The following is a genomic window from Collimonas fungivorans Ter331.
AGCGCTCACCCGCGTAAATCGCACCTACAAGGATTTTCGTTACGGCTATGTCGTCGATTTCGCCGACATTCGCAAAGAGTTTGACGTCACCAACAAAGCCTATTTCGACGAATTGCAGGCCGAGTTGGGCGACGAAGTAGAACATTACTCCAATCTATTTAAATCCGCAGAAGAGATTGCTCAGGAAATCGAAGCTATCAAGGATATCTTGTTCAGTTTCGATATCGAAAACGCCGAGGTATTTTCACAGCAGATCAGTCAGATTCAGGACCGTGCCACAGTATTGGCGCTCAAGAAAGCGCTGGCCGATGCACGCAATCTTTACAACCTGATCCGCTTGCAAGGTGAAAACACGCTGCTGCAGCAACTCGATTTCCAAAAGCTCAATCAGCTTTACCGCGAGACCTGCAACCATCTTGATCTGCTCAACCTCAAGGAAAACATCGAGTCCAGCACCAGCACCAACAATCTGCTCAATATCGCGCTGGAAGACGTGCTGTTCATGTTCACCAAGGTTAAGGAAGAAGAGTTGGTGTTAGCCGACAAGCTCAAGAGCACCTTGCGCCAGACTCGCGAAGCTCTAGCTGATAACTTCGACCAGCAGGACCCAAAATTTATCACGCTCAAGGAAGAGTTGGAGCGGTTATTCAAGAAAAAGAAGTTGAACGAAGTTAGCCAGGTAGAAATGACCGCCAATATTGGTGCCCTTAGTGCCATTTACGACAAGGTCAAGGAGCTGAACCGCCAGAACAACCAGCTCCGCGCCAAATATCGGGGCGATAACAAATACACTCGCATCCACAAACGGCTGCAAGAGCGCAGTACGGTGACGCAAACTGAGCGGCGCCTCTTCGAGGCCCTTTTTGGAGTCAAACAGCAGGCCGACGAACAGGTGCTGCAGAACACTCAATTGCTGGCCAATGAAAGCTACTTCGAGCGAATGATGATGCCGATTGTGTTGGGCGAGTTCGAGACCCGTCAAAAGGTTCATCTCAATCTTGACGCCGCTGACACTATCAACCATCTGGTTGTGACCGAATACATGAATGAATTTGCCTTAGGCAGCAGAACAGGAGTACGCAGTTGGTAACGCAGGAATTTGAACAACGCACCCGAGAATTAATTGATAGCCTTAAGGCCATCTGCGCTGCCTATGGTTTGGGCAATGATGGCAACGAATTCAAAATCATCACCCAGGTTTTTCTCTATAAATTTCTTAACGATAAATTCGCCTTCGAAGCCAAGAAGATCCGACCGGATTTAGCAAAAGCCGATAAATGGGAACAAGCCATTGCCAGCCTGAGCGATGAGGAGCTTGGCAAACTGCATCGCAAGATGGGGCCGGACACAGCACGACTGAAACCCGAGCACTTCATTTCTCACCTGTGGAACCGCCAGACAGCTCCGGAATTCGCCAAGCTGTTTGACGACACCCTGCGGGATATCGCGATTACCAACAACGACATCTTCGCCGTCAAGACCGATGGTGGCGCCAAGATCACTCTGTTCGACCGAGTCAGTGAGTTCATCACCGATCCCTCCAAGCGCGATGCTTTCTGCCGTGCCCTTATCAACAAGCTGGGCGACTTCAGCTTTGAGCGCATTTTCACGCAGAAATACGACTTCTACGCCGCACTATTTGAATACCTTATCAAGGATTACAACAAGGATAGCGGTGGGAAATACGCCGAGTACTATACCCCGCACGCCGTGGCCAAGATCATGGCCGCCATCCTCGTGCCGGAAGCGGTACGCGGAAAAATCAAAAACGTGAGCTGCTACGACCCCTCGGCCGGTTCCGGCACGCTGCTCATGAACATCGCCCACGCCATTGGCGAACAACGCTGCACCATTTATTCGCAGGACATCTCGCAGAAATCATCCAGCTTGCTGCGCCTGAACTTGATTTTGAACAACTTGGTTCACTCCATTCCAAACATTATCCAGGGCAACACCGTGCTTCACCCCTACCATCGACAAGGTAAGGCGCTCAGGAAATTCGACTACATTGTTTCCAATCCGCCCTTCAAGATGGATTTCAGCGATTTTAGGAATGAGCTGGACGCCAAAGAGCACAAGGAACGCTTTTTCGTCGGGGTGCCGAATATCCCTAAACAGGCCGTAGACAAGATGGCTATCTACCAGCTCTTTCTACAACACATCATTCACTCGCTGAAACCCGGCGGTAAAGCTGCCGTAGTGGTGCCCACGGGCTTCATCGCTGCGCAAAGTGGTATCGACAAGGGCATCCGCCAGCATCTGGTGGACAACAAAATGCTGGCGGGCGTGGTTTCGATGCCAAGCAACATCTTCGCTACAACCGGCACAAATGTCTCCATCCTGTTTATTGACGCTGCTAACAAAGAAGGTGTGGTGCTGATCGACGCCTCCAGTCTTGGCACCAAGGTCAAGGATGGGAAAAATCAGAAAGTTCTGCTTGCTGGAGCTGAAGAAGATTACATTATCGCCACCTTTAACAGCAAAGAGATGGTTGAGGATTTCTCGGCGGTGGTAAGTTATGACGAGATCGTCGCCAAGAATTACAGCTTGAACGCCGGACAGTATTTTGAAGT
Proteins encoded in this region:
- a CDS encoding HsdM family class I SAM-dependent methyltransferase; the protein is MVTQEFEQRTRELIDSLKAICAAYGLGNDGNEFKIITQVFLYKFLNDKFAFEAKKIRPDLAKADKWEQAIASLSDEELGKLHRKMGPDTARLKPEHFISHLWNRQTAPEFAKLFDDTLRDIAITNNDIFAVKTDGGAKITLFDRVSEFITDPSKRDAFCRALINKLGDFSFERIFTQKYDFYAALFEYLIKDYNKDSGGKYAEYYTPHAVAKIMAAILVPEAVRGKIKNVSCYDPSAGSGTLLMNIAHAIGEQRCTIYSQDISQKSSSLLRLNLILNNLVHSIPNIIQGNTVLHPYHRQGKALRKFDYIVSNPPFKMDFSDFRNELDAKEHKERFFVGVPNIPKQAVDKMAIYQLFLQHIIHSLKPGGKAAVVVPTGFIAAQSGIDKGIRQHLVDNKMLAGVVSMPSNIFATTGTNVSILFIDAANKEGVVLIDASSLGTKVKDGKNQKVLLAGAEEDYIIATFNSKEMVEDFSAVVSYDEIVAKNYSLNAGQYFEVKIEYTDLTPAQFSARIQGFTDKLSPLFKESARLEKEIKKQLVGLQYE